From one Humulus lupulus chromosome 8, drHumLupu1.1, whole genome shotgun sequence genomic stretch:
- the LOC133796251 gene encoding protein XRI1-like, producing the protein MGRSAQWGWQKDSYFQKDPNYVMSEGLWNGVAQNEEDISYMFDEETTPVKACMDLEYHVDHKDTMNKEVEECRESFSQMKRRRMLQFTNDDFDNSLLYDEISSVFLKLNVHLQYPSTLDCHTKSIL; encoded by the exons ATGGGCAGAAGTGCGCAATGGGGTTGGCAAAAGGATAGTTATTTCCAAAAGGATCCAAATTACG TCATGTCTGAAGGTCTTTGGAATGGAGTGGCTCAGAATGAAGAAGATATTTCTTATATGTTTGATGAGGAAACAACCCCAGTTAAGGCCTGCATGGATTTGGAATACCATGTTGACCATAAAG ATACTATGAACAAGGAAGTTGAAGAATGTAGGGAGTCCTTTTCACAAATGAAGAGGCGCCGGATGCTACAGTTTACCAATGATGACTTTGATAACTCCCTTCTCTATGATGAGATTTCTTCCGTCTTCCTTAAATTAAATGTTCATTTGCAATATCCCTCTACATTGGATTGTCATACTAAAAGCATTTTATAA